From Arcobacter arenosus:
GACAAAATAGAAGTTAAATCAACACAAAATTTTGTAGATAGTTATAATCAGTTTAAAATAATTCAAACCTCATCAAATTTAATTGGGTTTATCTCATTTTTTCTAGGTTTACTTGGGATTGTTAGTATTATGAGTATTACTATAAATCAAAGAAAAAGTGAGTTCGGCATTAAAAGAGCCATTGGGATATCTACTCAATCAATTGTGTTTCAAATAGTTTTAGAAAGTTCAATACTTGGTGTATTAAGTTTTATTTTTTCTTTTTTCATATCAAATTTAATTTTAATTTTAATCAAAAACTCTGAGCTTTTTCATGGCTATGTAAATGGTGAGATATCTATAAAACTTGCATTTTATCTATTTATTTGCTCAATTACTATGTCTATTTTAGGAGCAATTATACCTGCTTTAAATGCTTCAAAAACTGACCCTATAATTTTGATGCAAGGGGATAAGATATGATATTAAAAGCTTCAAATATAAGCCATAACTATAATGGAGATATTGCGTTACAAAATATAAACCTAGAAATAAAAAAAGGTGAATTTATTTGCTTAATAGGGGAAAGTGGTAGTGGTAAAACAACACTTCTTTCAATCTTATCAACACTTTTAAAACCAAAAGAAGGAACTCTTTTTTATGAAGAGGAACAATACTCAAATATAAAAAATATAAATAAGTTTAGAAAAGAAAATATTGGTTTTGTTTTTCAATTTCATCATCTAATTAATTATCTTACCCTCCTTGAAAATGTTCAACTAGCAAACGATTTAGCCAATACAAAAAAAATCGATGAAATATTTACTTTACTGGATATTCAAAAAATTAAATCTAAATATCCAACACAAGTTTCAGGTGGACAAAGACAAAGGGCAGCTATTGCTAGGGCATTAATAAATGAGCCAAAAATCATTTTTGCTGATGAACCTACTGGAAATCTTGATTCTAAGAATGCACAAAAAGTATTTAAACTTTTTAAAAATTTATCAAAAAAAGAAACAACAATAATTGTTGCAACACACAATAAAGATTTAGCAAAAATGGCAGATAAAATTTATGAGGTAAAAGATGGACAAATCAAATAGTTTTAATAATTTAATAAATAAACACTTTAAAGTATCTCTAGTATTTTTATTTTTAGGTTTAACATTTGGAATAATATACTCAATGAATCTATTAGGTTTTTATGTTGATTCACAAACTTTAAATCCTGCAAATATAAGGTCTCTTCATATTAGTTTAATGCTATATGGTTTTATTCCATTAATGTTATCTTATCTTCCTTTTTTATTAATCAATAAAGATAAGGTATTTAGTGAAGAGGGATTATTCTATCTTAATTTATATACTATATTTTGGTATATATTTTTAATTTTTATGATTAGTTCCTTATTATTTGGTAATCTTCGAGGTTTAGCATTTTATGACTTCCCATATGAATTAAATTTTATTTTAGCACTTGCAGGAATATTTTATATACTCTCTTTATATAAATACATAAAAGCATATGAATTAATCCCCTTATGGATAAAAGTGTGCTTATGGATTACAATTATTGCACCCATTGCCCTTTTAATTTTAATGAATCCAATTATTGGACAAGTTGAAAGTACAATCTCTGGACCCCATGGAGACAATACTTTGGGGATGAGTTTATCTTTAATACCAATTTATTATTTAATTTTTAAACTATTAAACAAAAAAAGTTTTACTGCTAAATGGAATATTTTTTGGATAATACCAACTATTTTTTATTTTGCTTCTGTTCTATATAGAAGTTTTATTGGTCACTTAACATATGAACAAGAATGGTTTTTACAGTGGCTTACATTATTTTATGTCCCTCTTCTTTATAAGTGGTACAAAGATTCAGAGATTGAATTCTTTGCAAAAAAAGCATTATTAATCTCAATATTAGCTTTTTTATTTGTTGATATTGAAGGGAATATTTTATTTATCCCTGAACTTAGATGGTTATTTCACAGAAATGATCTAATAGTTGCCCATGCCCATGTTGCAATGGGTATTGGAGTTTTCTTTATGGTTATATCAATGTTCGTATCCCACATAAAAGAATTAAAAAAATCGAGTTTTTACAATATCTATTTAGTTGGACTATTAGGAATCTTTACTGTTTTAAGTATCTCTGGATTTATACAAGCAGGAGTTTTTAACACTATTTTAAATATAGATATTCAAAAACTATGGGCATTTAGAACAATATTTGGAATAATCACTTTTTTATCAGTTTTAACTTTTTTAAGTATTAATTTACAAACTACAAATATTCAGAAATATAATTTAATAGGTGTTTTTGCAGATGGATTGGGAGGAATATTTTTAATTTTATTTGCAAGTTTTACATATCCTCTTCTAGGTTTTAAATTTACTGGAGATTACGAATATATTGTTTTTGCCTTTGTAAGTATAACAGGAGTTATTCATTTTATGGCTATAAAATTTAAAGAGTATGAGATGATACTAACAAAACTTACTGTTTTAATAAGAGTATTTCTAAGCTCAATATTTTTTGCACTTTTTTACAAACAATTATTAGGTTTTGAGGCACTTATAGTTTCACTATTTGATATCTTGTTTGCTTCATTTTATCTTCTATTCTTCTATAAAAAGGATTTTCTATGTCAAAAATAGCCCTTGTATTTTTTATAGGTTTTGAACTATGCTATTATCTACTTATTGCTCAAACAGGAATTGTTGAATACTTTAATTCAAATATCTACTTAATTGCTCCACTTCCAATAGGAGGAGTTATTGGCTCTTTTTTAAGTTATAAAATTTCTGCAAAAAGTGAAACAAAAATAAAAGTATTTTTATTTATTCAACTATTACTAACTTTTTTCTATCCAAACTTTAATTTAATAGAACTATTTATTTTAGGTGTTAGTGTTGGTGCATTAGCTCCACTTGTTATAAATGAACTAAAAAAAGCCTCATATCTAGAAATAGGTTTAGCCCTTGTAATATCTTATTCAGTGGGGACTTTATTGTTTAATTATGACCCAGCAAAAAGAGAGTTTATTGCACTTTTATTTACTTTTATAGTTTTTATATCATCTTTTTTCCTTCCCAACGAGAAAGAAAAAACAAACAATAATTTAGTTTCCTCTTCATTACTAATTATGATTTTATGGATTTTTTTAGATTCTGCACTTTTTGAAACTCTTTCAAGAAATAGTGATATTTCAATTTGGAGAAATGGTTACACTTTTGAAATCATAGTATTTCATATTTTAGGTGTGCTTAGTGCTTTTAAAATAAATCTACAAAAATTTGAAAATGAGCTTTTCATAATTATATTATTTGCCCTTAGTTATCTGTTTTATTTTCTTGAAGAAAGCTTTTTATTATCTATTTTTTATCCATTTGTAATCTCATATTACAATGTAACAATTTTAAAAGCTTTAAGAAAAATTGAGCTTAAAAAACTCTCTATATATATGATTTTTATTGGTTGGATAGCTTCTGGTGCAGGTTTATTTACAGCCTTAGAAAATCTAACATTATTTGTACCAACAATTTTTTTAGTAGTTTTTATTCAATTCTTATACACTCAAAAAAATATTCAAACAAAGGAGAAAGAATGTATAAATTAGTATTGATTTTATTTGTAAGTTTATTAGTAAATGCAAATGAACTTTATTTAAAAAATGGTCAAATTAAGGCCCATACAGAAGTTTTTGGAGATAGTACCATTGATCCCCAAACAAAAAAAATTGATGTAAGGTTATCAAAAAAACAAGATATAGAATCAATAAAAGGTATTTTTGAAATTGAGACTTTATCCCTTGTTAGCGATAATAAAGATAGAGACCAACATATGTATGAAGTGTTAAACGTAAAATTATCTCCAAAAATTTCTTTTGAAATCTCTTCAATTAATAAAAATGAAGAGAAGTATGAAATAAAAGGACTTTTAAAAATGAATAATATATATAAACAGATAGATTCTTTAGCAAATATTACTCAAAACAATAATGATATATCTATCAATGGAGACTTTTCTATTAATTTAACTGACTTTTTACTTGAGCCACCAACAATGTTTTTTTTAACAGTAAGAGATCAAATAGATATAACATATAATTTTAATTTAAAGGAAAAATAGATGAAAAGATTACTTTTAAGTCTTTTAGTAATGGGTTTATCCCTTTTTGCTTCAGAGTTTAAAATAGGGGATAAAATAGAGACTTTTTCTATCTTAAATCAACATGATAAAAAAGTAACTATAGATGATTCAATAGAAAAAATCATTGTATCCTTTGAAAAAGATACAGGGGCAAATATCAATGAGTATCTTTCAAAAAAATATCCACTTTTTTTAAAAAATAATAAAGCCGTATTTATAGCAAATATCTCAGGTATGCCATCTATTATTACAAAACTTTTTGCCTTACCTAAAATGCGTAAATATGACCATGAGATTTTACTTATTTATGATGAAGATGACAAAAGGTTTATATCTAAAGAGGGAAAATCTACTTTATATACTTTAAAAGATGGAATTATAAAATCTATTGATTTTATTACAAAAGATGATTTAGACAACATTTTTAAATGAAAATCAAAGAAGTAAATTATGTAGATATTAAAACTTTTGATAAAAATCTAAATGGTTTTACTATATTACAAATATCAGACCTACATATAAACAAAAAAACCTCTAAAATGCAGATAAAAAAATTAGTGGATATGTGCAATAGTTTAGATTACAATATTTTAGTAATAACTGGAGATATAATTGATTGCAAAGTAAAATATATAAAAGATAAATTGTCTATTTTAAACTCTTTAAAGGGGAAAACTTACTTCATTAGTGGAAACCATGATTTAGTTTATGGATTAAAAGATTTAATTAAACAACTACAAAATATAACTTATTTAGATAATAGCTATGAAAAAATAGTATATAAAAATGAAACCATCTTACTTGCAGGTATTAGTGATAGATTTTCTAAATTTTTTGGACATATAAGAGAAGAAAAAAAACTTTTAAGTATTTTAGAAAAAAACAAAAAAAAGATTTTCCTTGCCCATCAACCAAAAGACTATAAACTTGCGCTAAAATCAAATTGTGATTTATTTTTATGTGGACATACCCATGGTGGTCAAATTTGGCCTTTCCATTATTTTGTCAAAATTTTTCAGCCATTTTTAAATGGTTTGCATTATATAAATGATTGTCCAATTTATGTAAATAAAGGGATTGGAACATGGGGTAT
This genomic window contains:
- a CDS encoding ABC transporter ATP-binding protein, coding for MILKASNISHNYNGDIALQNINLEIKKGEFICLIGESGSGKTTLLSILSTLLKPKEGTLFYEEEQYSNIKNINKFRKENIGFVFQFHHLINYLTLLENVQLANDLANTKKIDEIFTLLDIQKIKSKYPTQVSGGQRQRAAIARALINEPKIIFADEPTGNLDSKNAQKVFKLFKNLSKKETTIIVATHNKDLAKMADKIYEVKDGQIK
- a CDS encoding YceI family protein; amino-acid sequence: MYKLVLILFVSLLVNANELYLKNGQIKAHTEVFGDSTIDPQTKKIDVRLSKKQDIESIKGIFEIETLSLVSDNKDRDQHMYEVLNVKLSPKISFEISSINKNEEKYEIKGLLKMNNIYKQIDSLANITQNNNDISINGDFSINLTDFLLEPPTMFFLTVRDQIDITYNFNLKEK
- a CDS encoding metallophosphoesterase, with amino-acid sequence MKIKEVNYVDIKTFDKNLNGFTILQISDLHINKKTSKMQIKKLVDMCNSLDYNILVITGDIIDCKVKYIKDKLSILNSLKGKTYFISGNHDLVYGLKDLIKQLQNITYLDNSYEKIVYKNETILLAGISDRFSKFFGHIREEKKLLSILEKNKKKIFLAHQPKDYKLALKSNCDLFLCGHTHGGQIWPFHYFVKIFQPFLNGLHYINDCPIYVNKGIGTWGIDYRYKANSEIALLRFTSENTYN